The following coding sequences are from one Loxodonta africana isolate mLoxAfr1 chromosome 18, mLoxAfr1.hap2, whole genome shotgun sequence window:
- the SUPT4H1 gene encoding transcription elongation factor SPT4 produces MALETVPKDLRHLRACLLCSLVKTIDQFEYDGCDNCDAYLQMKGNREMVYDCTSSSFDGIIAMMSPEDSWVSKWQRVSNFKPGVYAVSVTGRLPQGIVRELKSRGVAYKSRDTAIKT; encoded by the exons ATGGCCTTGGAGACGGTGCCGAAGGACCTGCGGCATCTGCGGGCTTGTTTGCTGTGTTCGCTGGTCAAG ACTATAGATCAGTTTGAATATGATGGCTGTGACAATTGTGATGCATACCTACAAATGAAGGGTAACCGAGAGATGGTATATGATTGCACCAGCTCTTCCTTTGATGG AATCATCGCAATGATGAGTCCAGAGGACAGCTGGGTCTCCAAGTGGCAGCGAGTCA gTAACTTTAAGCCGGGTGTGTATGCTGTGTCAGTCACTGGTCGTCTGCCCCAag GAATCGTTCGGGAGCTGAAGAGTCGAGGCGTGGCCTACAAATCCAGAGACACAGCTATAAAGACCTAG